A stretch of Terriglobales bacterium DNA encodes these proteins:
- a CDS encoding TonB-dependent receptor yields MERDFRLTSRTWVVLALALALAIPGLAQTSRGTLTGTVTDPTGAVVANAAVTISNAANGTSRSTTSNSAGIYRFDAVDLGVYDVSVKAKGFAESKAVGVNVPAVVVTALDIALKVGASTETVTVEATRQEVLQTTEQVRGGNYTPRTIQNIPLAGLDSLAVLTLIPGVTTPTTSFSNGTFNFVVNGQRPRGNNFMIDGVENNDISVAGPANTITNYNAVQEVSVQTTNFTAEFGRAGGAVINQVTKSGTNSFHGNVEHYYLSNAFNATSNDDRLGGLKHPAKYVENIPDFTAGGPVIIPGLYNGKNKTFWFAAGQWDRQYQGGQLNIRVPTASGFATLQALASSCPNVATYLQALGPIRGGDTLSPTTISIAAPAGTTTCNGTLRTGQSITTGLFSRIEAEPFLDNNHIIRIDHVVSAKQNMTFRWLYDDSIQTPNGLASLPGFDNAFKGRTLSGTWADTYVLSPSWTNEFRFNYGRINFGFPSAAPDAFHNDLPRYTITGVTGFGLMTNIPQGRIANNWQYQDTMTKVEGTHTFRFGGDFLRQIAAQDPPFNFRGSFSYAASTGVGAATALANFIDNFGGNGGSLNKQFGVARYRPNLFRQSYFFQDAWKVRSDLTLNLGLRYENFGTPVNFFTVAAFTNYDPVNFAAPHKVNADNNNFGPTVGFAWNPRGSSGWQHALFGDGKTVVRGGYQVTYDTWFNNLLSNIAGSSPNTLGGSIASIQNAANPRGSGNFSDQFAGITATPPTKESAQSSLFDPNIRNPYTYHYSLGVQREAPLGMIFDVSYVGTAGRKLFRTLDMNPIVNAATGDRLHPELQSPGTVNGLSHASQGVRSIRCACVNSRYDALQVNVKRRFSATPVGTMAVEGSYTWSHTFDAGSEAFATANTNSSFQSIAQVLGPQFSRVDYADSDLDRRQRLVMNFVWDVRGPKTGVLSYILGGWSLSGIPRWQTAAPFTMLNGTDRNSDGQAGPDRPDVGNPNAPLNTRATSVATSVCASGLRNIDTSACVTANDVHWIVGTGNPTAATIRRNSQRSNGFDIVDANVIKHFKIREGMDLQYRLEMFNALNTINFTGVPAVTVASSSSFYDFTQLAASGRTMRMALKFTW; encoded by the coding sequence ATGGAGCGCGACTTCCGTCTTACGAGCAGGACATGGGTTGTTCTGGCGCTGGCCCTGGCGCTGGCGATTCCAGGATTGGCCCAGACCAGCCGCGGTACGCTCACCGGCACAGTCACAGATCCGACTGGCGCCGTGGTAGCGAACGCAGCCGTCACCATCAGCAACGCGGCAAATGGAACCAGCCGCAGCACCACCAGCAACAGCGCCGGCATCTACCGCTTCGACGCGGTTGACCTGGGCGTGTATGACGTTTCGGTCAAGGCCAAGGGCTTTGCCGAATCGAAAGCGGTGGGCGTGAACGTGCCCGCCGTCGTGGTCACCGCGCTGGACATCGCCCTGAAAGTGGGCGCCAGCACCGAGACCGTCACCGTGGAAGCGACGCGGCAGGAAGTGCTGCAGACCACCGAGCAGGTGCGCGGCGGCAACTACACACCGCGGACCATCCAGAACATTCCCCTCGCCGGCCTGGACTCGCTGGCGGTGCTCACGCTGATTCCCGGCGTCACCACTCCGACGACCAGCTTCAGCAACGGCACGTTCAACTTCGTGGTGAACGGGCAGCGGCCGCGCGGCAACAACTTCATGATTGACGGCGTGGAGAACAACGACATCTCCGTCGCCGGGCCGGCCAACACCATCACCAACTACAACGCGGTGCAGGAAGTTTCGGTTCAGACCACCAACTTCACCGCTGAGTTCGGACGCGCCGGCGGCGCGGTCATCAATCAGGTGACCAAGTCCGGGACGAACTCGTTCCACGGCAACGTGGAGCACTACTACCTGAGCAACGCCTTCAACGCCACCAGCAACGACGATCGCCTGGGTGGCCTGAAGCACCCGGCCAAGTACGTGGAGAACATCCCCGACTTCACCGCCGGCGGACCGGTGATCATTCCGGGCCTTTACAACGGCAAGAACAAGACGTTCTGGTTCGCCGCCGGACAGTGGGACCGCCAGTATCAGGGCGGCCAGCTCAACATTCGCGTTCCCACGGCGTCGGGTTTCGCGACGCTGCAGGCGCTGGCGTCGTCGTGCCCGAACGTGGCCACCTATCTCCAGGCCCTCGGCCCCATCCGCGGTGGCGATACGCTTTCTCCGACCACGATCAGCATTGCTGCTCCGGCCGGCACGACCACGTGCAATGGCACGCTCCGCACGGGCCAGAGCATCACCACCGGCCTGTTCTCGCGCATCGAAGCCGAACCGTTCCTCGACAACAACCACATCATCCGCATCGACCACGTCGTTTCGGCGAAGCAGAACATGACGTTCCGCTGGCTGTATGACGACAGCATTCAGACGCCGAACGGGCTCGCCAGCCTGCCCGGCTTCGACAACGCCTTTAAGGGCCGCACACTCTCCGGCACCTGGGCCGATACCTATGTGCTCAGCCCCAGCTGGACCAACGAATTCCGGTTCAACTATGGCCGCATCAACTTCGGCTTCCCCAGTGCCGCGCCGGACGCGTTCCACAATGACCTGCCGCGCTACACCATCACCGGTGTGACCGGCTTCGGTCTGATGACCAACATCCCGCAGGGACGTATTGCCAACAACTGGCAGTACCAGGACACCATGACCAAGGTGGAGGGCACGCACACCTTCCGGTTTGGCGGCGACTTCCTGCGGCAGATCGCGGCCCAGGACCCGCCGTTCAACTTCCGTGGCTCGTTCAGCTATGCGGCGAGCACCGGCGTTGGAGCGGCAACCGCGCTGGCCAACTTCATCGACAACTTCGGCGGCAACGGCGGCAGCCTCAACAAGCAGTTCGGTGTGGCCCGCTATCGTCCGAACCTCTTCCGCCAGTCCTACTTCTTCCAGGATGCGTGGAAAGTCCGCTCGGACCTGACGCTGAACCTTGGCCTGCGTTATGAGAACTTCGGCACTCCGGTGAACTTCTTCACCGTGGCCGCCTTCACCAACTACGACCCGGTGAACTTCGCCGCGCCGCACAAAGTGAATGCGGACAACAACAACTTCGGTCCGACCGTCGGCTTCGCGTGGAATCCGCGTGGCAGCTCCGGCTGGCAGCACGCCCTGTTCGGAGACGGCAAGACGGTTGTCCGCGGCGGCTACCAGGTGACCTACGACACTTGGTTCAACAACCTGCTGTCGAACATCGCCGGCTCTTCGCCGAACACCCTGGGCGGCTCCATTGCGTCCATCCAGAACGCGGCGAATCCTCGCGGTTCGGGGAACTTCTCCGATCAGTTCGCCGGCATTACGGCGACGCCTCCGACCAAGGAGTCGGCGCAGAGCAGCTTGTTCGATCCCAACATTCGCAACCCGTACACGTATCACTATTCGCTGGGCGTCCAGCGCGAGGCCCCGCTCGGCATGATCTTCGACGTGTCGTACGTGGGCACGGCAGGGCGCAAGCTCTTCCGCACGCTCGACATGAACCCCATCGTGAACGCCGCGACCGGCGACCGCCTGCATCCGGAACTGCAGTCTCCGGGCACGGTCAATGGTCTGTCGCACGCCAGCCAGGGTGTCCGCTCCATCCGGTGCGCCTGCGTCAACTCGCGTTACGACGCGCTGCAGGTCAACGTGAAGCGGCGCTTCAGCGCCACGCCGGTGGGCACCATGGCGGTGGAAGGCTCCTACACCTGGTCGCACACCTTCGACGCGGGCTCTGAGGCGTTCGCTACCGCGAACACCAACAGCTCGTTCCAGTCGATCGCGCAGGTGCTCGGGCCGCAGTTCTCACGCGTTGACTACGCTGACTCCGATCTCGATCGCCGGCAGCGCCTGGTCATGAACTTCGTGTGGGATGTGCGTGGACCGAAGACGGGAGTGCTCAGCTATATCCTGGGTGGCTGGTCGCTCTCGGGTATTCCGCGGTGGCAGACGGCGGCTCCGTTCACCATGCTGAACGGTACGGACCGCAACTCTGACGGCCAGGCCGGTCCGGACCGTCCGGATGTCGGCAACCCGAACGCGCCGCTCAACACCCGCGCCACCTCGGTGGCCACCAGCGTGTGCGCCAGCGGCCTGCGCAACATTGACACCAGCGCCTGCGTCACGGCGAACGATGTTCACTGGATCGTGGGAACCGGGAACCCCACGGCCGCGACCATCCGCCGCAACAGCCAGCGCAGCAACGGCTTCGACATCGTCGATGCGAACGTGATCAAGCACTTCAAGATTCGCGAAGGCATGGATCTGCAGTATCGCCTCGAGATGTTTAACGCCCTCAACACCATCAACTTCACGGGCGTTCCCGCGGTCACGGTTGCGTCGTCGTCTTCTTTCTACGACTTCACGCAGCTGGCCGCCAGCGGCCGCACGATGAGGATGGCGCTTAAGTTCACCTGGTAA
- a CDS encoding carboxypeptidase regulatory-like domain-containing protein, with amino-acid sequence MERNFRNTVSIVLIAALAMLLAIPALAQTSRGTLTGTVTDPSGAVVANATVTLTNTATTVARTTETNSAGVYRFDAVDLGAYTVAVKAAGFAEVKASTTINAERTSSYDFQLRVGQASETVTVESAAAQLQTEETVRGGAIQPHDLLNLPIIAQNSLNLVLVLPGVVRSRQGGSLDSGIGSVNGARARSNLFLIDGALNQDISVAGPAFTITNNDAIQEVAVQTSNFTAEFGRAGGAVVNQITKGGTNSLHGTVAEVYQSEVLNSATQTQLNAFFNAGQTGVLKPAYKENIPAFTIGGPVIIPHLYNGKNKTFFFGAGQWDRFSSGGVQQDFTLPTAAGIATLQPLAATCPNVALLLTTLNGEVAPTALGAPISIAIPNQIANTSCGGGARAGQSVQVGTFSRFAPSLVLDNNHSVRIDHVASQKQTLSFRWLYDDTTATASFIGLVPGFDSNFQGRTLSATFNDTYIINNTWTNEFRFSFERFNFQFPLADSNGIGATLPEITISGLFASGNNLGVPSTFPQGRVANSFQYQDTMSKVAGKHTFRFGGEVLRQLARQVAPFNGRGQIAYANFTPNAAQQVFTGGSITGLANFVDDFVTSASNVAAISFGSGLYRPNLFTYGLFFQDSWKFTPNLTISAGLRYDNFGQPANIFKFPAFTGFCDACVNDGKRVNQDNNNFGPNLGFAYNPQWSNGFLGKLTGSGRTVIRGGYAVSYDTFFNNMLSNMAAGSPNALTNLNIPAAPSAATPRGLGNIRNIIPTLQPVAITPLSTVTSVFNQNIRNPYANRLSFGVQRETFGNMVVDLSYVGLLARQLFYTNPLNPQLPNATNTAPGARLFPNRGIIQVRDSGATSNYHSMQLGVKRPLRWTPLGEMGFTSNYTWSRNMDTASEIFATNSSAQNPSLSPALHPLKEFDYGPSDNDRRHAWVTALQWNVRGPKNGVLGQVLGGWNFSPIITVQSGIPFTVLQGAGADRDFDGSTIGDRPDIGNPNAPVNTRARSVAIATCSTGFQNIDTLACVTTNDVHFVLANGGSQPVKGIVEGRNANYTPGQMVVDANIIKQFKLTERWKFEYRAEIFNLTNTRNVVTPSTRINVNTTAAGQFINYNLQNLGLTAQGNAVGSRIIRMGVKLIF; translated from the coding sequence ATGGAGCGCAACTTCCGCAACACTGTTTCAATTGTGCTGATCGCGGCCCTGGCCATGTTGCTGGCCATTCCGGCGTTGGCGCAAACCAGCCGCGGCACCCTGACAGGGACCGTGACTGATCCCAGCGGCGCCGTGGTCGCGAACGCCACGGTCACGCTGACCAATACCGCGACCACCGTCGCGCGCACCACCGAAACCAACAGCGCCGGCGTGTACCGCTTCGACGCGGTTGATCTTGGCGCCTACACCGTCGCGGTGAAGGCCGCCGGCTTCGCCGAGGTGAAGGCGAGCACCACCATCAACGCCGAGCGCACTTCCAGCTACGACTTCCAGCTGCGCGTCGGACAGGCGAGCGAAACGGTGACGGTAGAGTCCGCCGCCGCGCAGCTCCAGACCGAAGAGACCGTCCGCGGGGGCGCGATCCAGCCGCACGACCTTCTCAACCTGCCGATCATCGCGCAGAACTCGCTGAACCTGGTGCTGGTGCTTCCCGGCGTGGTCCGCTCGCGCCAGGGGGGCTCGCTCGACAGCGGCATCGGCTCGGTGAACGGCGCGCGCGCCCGCTCCAATCTGTTCCTGATCGACGGCGCGCTGAACCAGGACATCTCCGTGGCCGGCCCGGCTTTCACCATCACCAACAACGACGCGATCCAGGAAGTGGCGGTCCAGACGTCGAACTTCACCGCCGAATTCGGGCGGGCGGGCGGCGCAGTGGTGAACCAGATCACCAAGGGCGGCACCAACAGCCTGCACGGCACCGTGGCGGAGGTCTATCAGAGCGAAGTGCTGAACTCGGCCACGCAGACGCAGCTCAACGCCTTCTTCAACGCCGGTCAGACGGGCGTGCTGAAGCCGGCCTACAAGGAAAACATCCCCGCCTTCACCATCGGCGGGCCGGTGATCATTCCCCACCTTTACAACGGGAAGAACAAGACGTTCTTCTTCGGCGCCGGGCAGTGGGACCGCTTCTCCTCCGGCGGCGTGCAGCAGGACTTTACACTTCCCACGGCGGCGGGCATCGCAACCCTGCAGCCGCTGGCCGCGACATGCCCCAACGTGGCCCTGCTGCTCACCACGCTGAATGGCGAAGTTGCGCCCACGGCGCTGGGTGCTCCGATCAGCATTGCCATTCCAAACCAGATCGCGAACACCTCGTGCGGTGGTGGCGCGCGCGCCGGCCAGTCGGTACAAGTCGGCACGTTTAGCCGATTCGCACCGTCGCTCGTGCTCGACAACAATCACTCCGTGCGCATCGACCACGTGGCCTCGCAGAAGCAGACCCTGAGCTTCCGCTGGCTGTATGACGACACCACCGCAACCGCCTCGTTCATCGGCCTTGTCCCTGGCTTCGACAGCAACTTCCAGGGCCGCACGCTGAGCGCGACGTTCAACGACACCTACATCATCAACAACACCTGGACGAACGAGTTCCGCTTCAGCTTTGAGCGGTTCAACTTCCAGTTCCCGCTGGCGGATTCCAACGGCATCGGCGCCACGCTGCCGGAAATCACTATCTCCGGCCTGTTCGCCTCGGGCAACAACCTGGGTGTTCCATCCACCTTCCCGCAGGGGCGCGTGGCCAACAGCTTCCAGTACCAGGACACGATGTCGAAGGTGGCGGGTAAGCACACCTTCCGCTTCGGCGGCGAAGTGCTTCGCCAGCTGGCGCGGCAGGTCGCTCCGTTCAACGGTCGCGGTCAGATTGCCTACGCCAACTTCACTCCCAACGCCGCTCAGCAGGTGTTCACTGGCGGCTCCATTACCGGCCTGGCTAACTTCGTCGACGATTTCGTGACGTCGGCCTCGAACGTGGCGGCGATCTCGTTCGGCAGCGGCCTGTATCGTCCGAATCTGTTTACTTACGGCCTGTTCTTCCAGGACAGCTGGAAGTTCACGCCCAACCTGACGATTTCGGCCGGGTTGCGCTACGACAACTTCGGCCAGCCGGCGAACATCTTCAAGTTCCCGGCGTTCACCGGGTTCTGCGACGCCTGCGTGAACGACGGCAAGCGCGTGAACCAGGACAACAACAACTTCGGCCCGAACCTTGGCTTCGCCTACAACCCGCAGTGGTCGAATGGGTTCCTGGGCAAGCTGACGGGCAGCGGCCGGACGGTGATCCGCGGCGGATACGCGGTGAGCTACGACACGTTCTTCAACAACATGTTGTCGAACATGGCGGCCGGTTCGCCGAATGCCTTGACCAACCTGAACATTCCGGCAGCGCCGTCGGCAGCCACTCCACGCGGTTTGGGGAACATCCGCAACATCATCCCCACGTTGCAGCCTGTAGCCATCACGCCGCTCTCCACCGTGACGTCGGTTTTCAACCAGAACATCCGCAACCCCTACGCCAACCGCCTCTCGTTCGGAGTTCAGCGAGAGACGTTCGGCAACATGGTGGTGGACCTGTCGTACGTCGGCCTGCTGGCGCGGCAGCTGTTCTACACCAACCCGCTCAACCCGCAGCTCCCCAACGCGACCAACACCGCGCCGGGCGCGCGCTTGTTCCCGAATCGGGGCATTATCCAAGTCCGCGACTCGGGCGCAACCAGCAACTACCACTCCATGCAGTTGGGCGTGAAGCGGCCGCTGCGTTGGACGCCACTGGGTGAGATGGGCTTCACCTCCAACTACACCTGGTCGCGCAATATGGACACGGCATCGGAGATCTTCGCCACCAACTCGTCGGCGCAGAACCCCTCGCTCTCGCCGGCGCTTCATCCGCTGAAGGAGTTCGACTACGGCCCGTCGGACAACGACCGTCGCCACGCCTGGGTCACCGCGTTGCAGTGGAACGTGCGCGGCCCCAAGAATGGCGTCCTCGGTCAGGTGCTGGGTGGCTGGAACTTCTCGCCCATCATCACCGTCCAGAGCGGCATTCCGTTCACGGTGCTCCAGGGTGCGGGCGCTGACCGCGATTTCGACGGCTCGACCATCGGTGATCGTCCGGACATCGGCAACCCCAATGCTCCGGTCAACACGCGTGCGAGGAGTGTCGCGATTGCGACCTGCTCCACCGGGTTCCAGAACATTGACACGCTGGCCTGCGTCACGACCAACGACGTGCACTTCGTCCTAGCCAACGGCGGCAGCCAGCCCGTCAAGGGTATTGTGGAAGGCCGCAACGCCAACTACACGCCGGGACAGATGGTGGTGGATGCCAACATCATCAAGCAGTTCAAGCTGACCGAGCGCTGGAAGTTCGAGTACCGCGCTGAGATATTCAATCTCACGAATACTCGAAACGTGGTCACGCCTTCCACGCGAATCAACGTGAACACCACCGCTGCCGGTCAGTTCATCAACTACAACCTGCAGAACCTCGGCCTTACCGCCCAGGGCAATGCGGTCGGCAGCCGCATTATCCGCATGGGCGTGAAGCTGATCTTCTAG
- a CDS encoding Hpt domain-containing protein: MHNAKVLGGAPGEQATDGAPTVALDAGVLRSLSAPGNADLTVRLLSLFLSDTPGRVAELLRAADLEHRDTVCRIAHYLHGSAACVGANEMAGRCGELEKQSGCASHGDLRLLATAIANAFSHAEAEARDWLAQARTEP, encoded by the coding sequence ATGCACAACGCGAAAGTTCTGGGGGGCGCGCCCGGCGAACAGGCCACGGACGGCGCGCCGACGGTCGCCCTCGACGCGGGTGTTTTGCGCTCACTGAGCGCGCCTGGAAACGCCGACCTCACCGTGCGCCTGCTGAGTCTGTTCCTTTCCGACACGCCCGGCCGTGTGGCCGAGCTTCTGCGCGCGGCTGACCTGGAGCACCGTGATACGGTGTGCCGGATCGCGCACTATCTGCACGGCAGCGCTGCCTGCGTGGGCGCGAACGAGATGGCGGGACGCTGCGGTGAGCTGGAGAAGCAGAGTGGCTGCGCATCGCACGGGGACCTGAGGCTGCTGGCCACCGCCATTGCGAACGCTTTTTCCCACGCCGAGGCGGAGGCGCGCGACTGGCTGGCGCAGGCGAGGACCGAGCCGTGA
- a CDS encoding response regulator transcription factor, which yields MSAAATSMGALAERRPAPVRILLADDHPVVRIGLANLLKSRPGYVLAGEAADARQTLDLVRRLKPDVLLLDLAMPDLSAGIDVLRRLTSAHRSLRVVVVSAYTGRDQVHQVLQMGARGIVAKVSAAREVLDAIDAVLHDRYWLGGQVAGSLADILRTAGPEPERPAPRRRFRLTARELEIVGAVLEGGTNRDIAQQFSISEETVKRHLTNIFDKTGVSTRLELALFAIHHQLVPKR from the coding sequence GTGAGCGCCGCGGCCACGTCCATGGGCGCGCTGGCCGAACGGCGTCCTGCGCCGGTCCGCATTCTGCTGGCCGACGATCATCCGGTGGTGCGGATCGGCCTGGCCAACCTGCTGAAGTCGCGTCCCGGATACGTGCTGGCCGGCGAAGCGGCCGATGCCCGCCAAACGCTTGACCTGGTCCGCAGGCTCAAGCCCGACGTGCTGCTGCTCGACCTCGCCATGCCGGATCTGTCGGCCGGCATTGACGTGCTGCGCCGCCTGACTTCGGCGCACAGGTCGCTGCGCGTGGTCGTCGTCTCCGCTTATACCGGGCGGGACCAGGTCCACCAGGTTTTGCAGATGGGCGCGCGCGGCATCGTCGCAAAAGTATCGGCGGCGCGCGAGGTGCTCGACGCCATCGATGCCGTGCTCCATGACCGCTACTGGCTCGGCGGACAGGTGGCCGGCAGCCTGGCCGACATCCTGCGCACGGCCGGCCCCGAGCCCGAACGCCCCGCCCCGCGCCGCCGCTTCCGGCTGACCGCGCGCGAGCTGGAGATCGTGGGCGCGGTGCTCGAGGGCGGCACCAACCGCGACATCGCGCAGCAGTTCTCCATCAGCGAAGAAACCGTGAAGCGTCACCTCACCAACATCTTCGACAAGACCGGCGTTTCCACCCGCCTCGAACTGGCGCTCTTCGCAATCCACCACCAGCTCGTTCCGAAACGTTAG
- a CDS encoding response regulator, which produces MILRFSATAYSAHQDGAQLLIMQGELVMTPEAEANTGGNLRTMQAARNKTILVADSDPVSRELLRELLQSRGYAVIEASTGQQAYDDVMDLHPDLVVMELYLPELHGLTVARRLRTEPQFAGLKMIAVSTVPYDDCAAQALSAGFDRYIAKPAPLRHLLAVVEQALR; this is translated from the coding sequence GTGATTCTGCGTTTCAGCGCCACCGCCTACTCTGCACATCAGGACGGAGCACAGCTCCTCATCATGCAAGGAGAATTGGTCATGACACCCGAGGCGGAAGCGAACACCGGCGGCAATCTGCGAACGATGCAGGCTGCGCGCAATAAAACAATCCTGGTCGCCGACAGCGATCCTGTGAGCCGCGAACTGTTGCGCGAACTGCTGCAGTCACGCGGTTATGCCGTCATCGAGGCATCGACCGGCCAGCAGGCCTATGACGACGTCATGGACCTGCACCCGGACCTGGTCGTGATGGAACTATACCTGCCGGAGCTGCACGGGCTGACTGTGGCGCGCCGGTTGCGCACTGAGCCACAGTTTGCTGGACTGAAGATGATCGCCGTCAGCACCGTTCCTTACGACGATTGCGCCGCCCAGGCGCTGAGCGCCGGCTTCGATCGTTATATCGCGAAGCCCGCGCCGCTGCGACATCTGCTGGCGGTGGTTGAGCAGGCGCTGCGATGA